Proteins encoded together in one Flavobacteriales bacterium window:
- a CDS encoding acyl carrier protein: MSTVAQREEIEARTKVFLVEEFEVQEDLILPHADMKETLALDSLDYVDLVVVIQDNFGVKLTAEDFQRIGTFQDFYEHIEQRIARA; the protein is encoded by the coding sequence ATGAGCACCGTTGCGCAACGGGAGGAGATCGAAGCCCGCACCAAGGTGTTCCTGGTGGAGGAGTTCGAGGTGCAGGAGGACCTGATCCTGCCTCACGCCGACATGAAAGAGACCCTGGCCCTCGATAGCCTGGACTACGTGGACCTGGTGGTCGTGATCCAGGACAACTTCGGCGTGAAGCTCACCGCGGAGGATTTCCAGCGGATCGGCACCTTCCAGGATTTCTACGAGCACATTGAGCAGCGCATCGCCCGCGCCTGA